CAAAGCAATACAAAAATGGATGAGCATTTTTCCACATTTCATTCAGTCTTTCAGTTTACACTTGAGTTTGACTTTTTTTGGGGAACAATGTACATAATCTCATTCACCATACTACAGTGCATCAGTTCTCAACCCATTGTCTTTTCCCGTCTCTCGAACCCACACTTAAAATCCATTTATATAATTATTTACATACAAGGCTTGAACAATTTGTATCATTAGGCTACCAGTTGGTGAGCAAAAGTACTTTAAACAAATGAACAAAACAACGAGGAACTACAACTAGGAGAGGGAGTTGTGATTAGAATAGAATCAGGCCTACCAATAAGCCAGTTTCTTTCTGACCCCAGTTGATGACACTGTGCAACTCTGCTCGGCACAGTGAACGTTAGTACGTGTTAAAGTAATGTCAGGCATCTTTCATTTGAAAGGAGACTTGGAAATCCATCAGAAACCAAACAATAGTATGATTAATCGAAAACAGTCTTTCAAAAGAAGCACACAACTCATCATCAACAAACCCTGTTGGCTATCCGACTTAAAGTGAAACACAAAGCATGCAGATGTAAGGTAGGTGAAGTCTGACTGAACAATACCAAATAATGCCAACTAAATAAACTACTAAGAGATCATAAAAGTTAAAACACACCTTTGGAGCTCAGTAACTGATTACTCTCAACCAGAGACATGAACGACCAGAGAGCTAGACGTGATCATCAATTTATTAGAGATAGTCCAAAGTCATATTTGAGATGACAAATCTGAATCAATCCATCAAATGAAGACATATATGACAGATATAAATACAGCAAATATTGTGTTTGCCTGTGGATTTCTGAAACGCTATAGAGATGTAACAGTGAAAtgaccaaaacaaaggcaaaaatCTTCTTGAGTTGTTAGCTGTCAGCTCGTATGTATGAGTCAGAAATCACTTGTGACAAACTCAACTCACAGAATGGTCAATAGAGGACAGTGTCCAGTCTCCCTCAGAACAGACATGGAGTGTGTCCCAATACTCTTTACTGGCTTGCTTCCTTGCACCCTTATAGGGAAAGATGGATAGGTTTCCATCCTTATCATTTTAACCTGTCATGTCCTTTGAGACCAGTGGCCATAAAGAAAAGGAAGCATCTAAAGCAGGGGTCCCAATTACATTCAGCCGTGGGCAGATTTttccttgagcggatggtcgggggccaacagttataaataatttgtacactgcaaattgactgcaacaATCCAAAacagataaagtatttgacaAAAACGGAATAATTTCAACCCTTGATTACATAGGGATACGATCACATTTGCCGTTCTATTTATGTATGGGAATACTTAGGAACAGCTttcctacattaaaatcactgagctgatttcctggtgattttagtATGTCTAACACCAGAaatatttaaacttaaggggccAAATAAAAAAATCACCTGTGACCTGAATTAGGCCCGCAGGCCGCCTATTGGGTAACACCGATCTAAAGACTCAAGAGACATGTCTCCTGATGCAGGGAGGCCACTGTTTGGAGATGAAATACACAAAAATATTATACAGACACAAAAATGATCCTACTCTACAAGAAAATGGCAAATAATACATATTTATTAAATCCTTTTTAGACATAATCTCACATTTATCAGCATTCCATTTCGAGATGCCCAACTTTACAAGGCCTCCACCATACTTTTCAATGTACATGTCATATCCCCTCTTCCACCCCTATACCCTATCCCCACCTCTCGATTATCCCTCGCTCAGTAGAATAGCGCCCAATACCAAATTGACCCCTAACCCCTTCTCCCGATGCACTTGTGGAGATGTGAAAGGTTTGCATAGATAATAGCGATAGGATAACagctccaccttgccctctgataggctagccGTATTGCTTATGCCTATAATCCAACCCTCTCAGATCCCAGAAGGGTGTAggtggtaggggctaggggttcaTGTGGATCTGGACGTAGCTCTTTCCGCTGCAGCGTTGCCACTAGAGGAGTGATTGActgtgttttaatgtgtgttaCTCAGTGTTGGTCTAGAAGGGACTCCTGCTATAGTACAAATGCATGGTGCTgtagtagtgtgtttgtgtgccattcTGTTTGTCCAATGACTTCTCTCATTGGACAAAACCATGTATGGACTTCATTTCTGTGTTAACCCATAGTGGGCTGGAAACATTTAAACTCCGGTTAAGAAGTGTCTCAGTCAGATAGAAGCACAGCCATAACAATGACATGACAACATAGGCTGTGGGTTAGATGACGTTTGGGCAGTGAACACAGTCATTAAATACAAGAGTCCTAGAGTTGGTCTctaagagagagaagacaggcggCGAATACACTACAGTGTTAACTCATTCCCAAACTCCACAGGCTCAGACGAGTTGTatgcaaacacacaaacacacacagatagaagTCCCATCTCAAAACTGAGTCTGACGCATTTGTCGCCCTCTGGTGGTCTAGTCCAGAACCGATCCTCTCACCACCCCCTCCTCActtcacatacagacacacaccctcccccctcccgTAGTCTGTCTCCAGGCTTATCTggtgtagtagactctgtagtagacgcTCTTGGACCTCCAGAGAGAGTAGGAGTTGTCAAACTTGAGCAGGTAGACTCCACGGCCGGGATATTGGTGACTGCCGGCGTAGACCTCCTCGTGACAGTCCCGCCGGTACACCGGCACTATCTCATCCACCTGGGGCTTCCCAGCCCCCTTCTTAAGCTTCTCCTCCTCCCTAGGGGGCTCCCCTGAAGATAAGGGGGAACACAGACCATCAGGAGGGCTGTCTGTAGCTACTGGATATTCATCATGACTGAGGTGGCATTCAAGATGTGTGAAAGGACCGTACACATATCAACAATAAGGGGGAACATGCAAAAAGAACATGAGCCCTGACAAACAAGCAGGAATAACTCCATTAAGAAAGTGAGGACTAACTAAATGGTTTTATTAAACTAGGATAGTCATCTCAGTAGAAATGCATCACGGGTCTCACTAAACAACCAGTAACATCCTATTAGAACACAAGCAGCCTATCTAACAgtgctcctcctcctcaccttcctGATCCTCGTCTTCGTCGCTTGACTCGCTGACGTGCACGCTGACCGAGGCGTTGGTGGCATCCGTCCACTCGAAGAGGACTCCGAAGCCGATGTCGTAGTGGTCCGTGGCAAACTCCCAGAAGAGGTAGGAGCCCTCCTCGTGGGTGGGCACGCGCACCGTCACCACCTCGCCACGACCCACCGTGATCACACTATCCACATCCCGTCTGATCTTCTCCTTGAAGTCCTTGATCTGGGGCCGCGTCCACATGGAGGGAGCCGCGATGACCGGGGGAGAGTCTGCTGGACAGAGAGAAGGGAAAGTAGGGGAGGAAGATAGAGGGGCGTGGAAATATAACATGGGCGGATTGGGCACCGTGTACATGCATTTCTCAGGTAGACATTTTCAGAAAAAgactaataaaaaatatatatctgctTTTGAGTACTTTTAGATAAAACGTCCTTTCTCCATTAGAGTGGCATCTTAAGAAACTAGATGAGGCAGTAATGGCTTTAGGGCAACACTGGCACACTGTCTCCTTGTTCTATCCCGCATGAACAGAGTAGACAGAGATACTCTGCTGTTACAGATGAATTAATTCCATGGCTTGATTCCAAACCAGAAATTGGCCTCCTCTGTCCTTGAGAACTCCCTCCTCAGAGACCTGAAAGAACTGTATCAATGAGAGCACAATGGGCAGTAACTCCTCTTAGCCAATCGGAGGGTTAGGGTGGAGTCATTCACGTATCCCTTACACCTATTCATCTCTTTCTGATCCCCAAGGACAGAGGGTAAGGTATCACATTTACAGGTTGGAATGCAGCTATACcggttggtctgtggtgtgtgtgctaTGCAAGGAGAGACACCAGGAAGGCCCAACCACAACTACACCATATATGCAGCTCCTGGATCGGCCTCTATAGCCATCTGAAGACCCACAAATAGAAAACTGCATGGAGGACAATCATACTCGACTCGAGTGATCGCCGACGATACCTGGccggtgtgtgtgcacgtgtgtgtttgtACCTGGCCGATGCGTGCGTGTACCTATGGGCCCATTCTCAGTGACCTCATCAGCAGGCTCGAGGGGTTCTGGCTCTTTGTCTATGCTCTCAGAGTGGGAGTCTGACTGGCCGTTGAGCATGGGGACCTCCTCTCCAGCAGGGGGCACTGCAGCTAAAGTCTCACTGGTGACCTCCAGGGTGGCCTGCACCACCGCATCCTCCTGCTGCTTCTGTAAGGCTGCCTGGAGGGGAGAGatagggggaaggaggagggtcaATGACTGGGAGGACAACATGACCAAGACATTTCTGTATAATCTCTACATTGTATTCTCTTCATGAAAATAAAGGTAAGCACTGGTTGACATCTCTAATGAGAGACTTAAAGGAGCAACAACTTACTAATCGTTTAGTACTGCTTATTACCTTATATCTGAAACAGATGTGTTGAGATGTGGAGTGCATaggacattgtgttgtgtgtgtgtacctgttgctGAGCCAGCTGAACCTGGTATAGCTGCTGCATGTACTGTTGGTAGTGTTGTTCCTGTAGCTGGCGTATGAGACCCAGCTGCTGCTCAGGGCTCTCTGGGTACTGCTGGGCAGCATACTGCTGGAACTGCACCGCCGTCTGGGCATTCAGCGCTGCCATGATCTGCTGTCtgcagacagggagggggaggatggaggacACCATCAACTCAGCGCCATTCAACAAACACTGGACTACCATAAAAAGCTTCATACACACAGTACATAGAGGTTAAGCTGAAGCTAGATAATCAGACTTATCACATCACACACAGTACTCACTTCTGCTGCTCCACCCGTAGCCTCTCCTCATCCAActgtctcctttcctcctcctccctcttcagcctctcctcatcctcgagcctccgcctctcctccgccTGTCTCTGTCGCTCCTGCTCTTCATCCTCCCGGCGCTGtcgttcctcctcctccctcctgagGTGAAATGGAAGGAAACAGAGACCAAAACAAGACAAACTTGAGAAAATTCCCTAAATCCTAGGCTAGGGTAGAGTTTACATCATGTTGCTCTCATGGGCAGaaatgtctgtctgtttgtcctcCTGGCCATCTTACCGTttcctctcctgctcctccttctcTATTTGGTGGGAGGTGACGTAGGGAGCGAATAAATTACAGCATTTGTTCAACAGCTTGACAAACTCCACCATGGCCTCCTCCTTCTCCATGTTACCCAGAGCAGCCCACTCTTTTCTAcacaaggaagagagagagatggtggcaATGGGACAATGACTTAGGACAAATAACAAGAATAAAACGTTCAGTCCAAGGTTTGCTTACGTGGTCTGCAGTAAGGGGTAAAGAGTTCAACCACTGAGTGTCAACATGGGCCATCAATTGGTGCACATTTACGGAAAAGTTCCACAATCTGTTCCCTCACATTTCCTGTTTACTGGAACACAGCAGCAGTACTAGGGCTGGAGCTGCTGCTGGAGTTCAACGGTCACACACActggggaggggtgggggttaCCTGCGGTCGTTTCCCAGGACGTCAAAGAAGCCCACCTCTGGAGAGGCGTCGAGGTTGTATGGCCCCAGTAACACCTGCTTGTGGAGGGCCACCAGACGGAGCTTCTCCTCATAGGTGGGGTGGAAGGCCTTGCCATCCTTATCTGAGGACAAACTAATGGTCTAGATTCCATACTGCAATACACTAGCAAGGCAAATATGTCATCTGTTGATCATTTAACCGATTATTCATTGCTAGACACTCAGGCCTATATTGGAAATGGCACTCTATAAAATGGGTCATTAAAAATGAAAGTTATGTTTTGTTTTCCTCGTTCCAGAGAGAATACCTTGTTGCTAGCGAATGATGACTTACATAAATGTCCCTTTTATAGTGTACAGTCAGCGAAGGAGCAACTTAGCCATGTCTGAGCTTGGTCATAGACAGAAGCCTCAATTTAGACTAAATCTAATGAGAAGGGAGAAAAACATGCTCCATTTTAATGCACGCTCCTTACATTGCCAATGCCCTTTGGGAGAAATTAACAATGCATGCAATGCACAGCTTCACTGAAGAATAGGATGAGTCCCGTTTTAGAACCAGTTTGCACAATGCTCAAAATCACCTGGAGGGCTCTCACAATAATCCAGCAGTAAAAATGGATTGGATGTTTGAAACTTAGCGAACACACCCATGTGGGAGAAATAGGCTACTCCTTCAATGTTTCCTTAATCAGCAGCCCTATATATTCTTTATCTTCCCTCTACAGATCTAGGCTGCATTTAATTCCAGAAACGTATCCCCTCCCCTATGCCATTGTTCACTCCACAAGCGTAGATCTGAgatgattgagtaggtgtgtagGTAAGCAATAGCTCCACCTTGTTTCGGCCACACTGCTTTTAGCTATTCAGTCCTGTCAGAGGAGCAGAGAACCAGGGCAgaatgcatgcatgtgtgcttTAAAATGTCAAATTATTGTTACTCTATTGAAGGTGTACATCTGAAGTGATGGTGTTGGCATTGGCTCAGACTCATTTCCAAGCTAATCCATTGGCTGTGAAATGTGTGTGTAGTCTGCATTCAATGGCCCATTAAAGGAAACCTAGGCACTTTCTTTTGATGTGGAGCCAACTGCAGTTAATGCATGTGAATTCTGAAGATTGGAAGGCAGTCAACCTACAATTAAGCAGTAAAAGTAACTAAACTGCTTGCAAGCTGTGTGCTTTAGATTATGCCTGAATGACTAGTCTTGTCTGTTTTAGTTCAGTAATCAATATAATAATTCAACATCTCAGAAATGACAGGTGTCAACATGTGTGTATGCTGATCGCAATGTTTATTTTGTATGAGTCATTAGCATTATGTAGTAGAATGACGTCTACAAATCTGTGTCTTGGAGTTGTATGCAATTCTGCCTCCTCGCCCGTAGCTAGAATAGCTGTATTAATGACAGGGTGTGTGTTTGCCACATACCAATCAAACTAGTTAGTTACTGGGTTGTCATTCACTAGAGACCAACTAGTAACGTTAAACTGGCAGTTGGTAGCTACGTGGAGGAACCACATGACCATATCGACACATGACATGTCAAATTAAATGTTGCCTCATCTAATCTGGACTAGACAGAGCTACGCCGTTATTCTTTCGTTGTCTGAATATCAATTCTGTCAACGAGACAACCTGAAAGAACATCCAGCAATCATGTAGATAAAACATTTTATTCGGAGATTCTGATTGATGAAAAAGCTTCAAGTTGCAGTGGCATTTTGACAGCTAGCTAGGCATCATAGTTAAACAAgtggctagctggctaacattagctagttagctaatgtacctcacaacaacaaaaaaatgggttgaaacagctagctagctacatcatgTATTACCAAAACACGATTTCAATTCCATTACATTGTTATCATTAAATAGGAATAAATATAAAATACCTTTGAAGAATTTCAAGGCTAGCCCGTATAGCTCCAGCAAACCAAAGCCCCATTTCCTCTCTATCGTGGTTTTGGCAGACTCGCCTTCCTCCCCATCGTCCGTGCCTTCGGCGGCGCTCTGGTCCTCGGCCTCCTGCTCCGCGGGCACTGGGTCCGGTTCAACGACTTGCTCCTGCTCGCCCTCTGGATCAGGGCTGAGGGTGAGGCCGTCGATGGAGACTTCGAGCCGGCTAGAACTGCCATTGTTGATGTCGCCGCTCTGAACCTCTGTCGCCATCATGCAGAATATGAGCTGCCTGAAGCGGCCACGTACTTACTTCCGATTTAATTTAGCGGAAGTTCCGGGAGATtctgggtcgtcactagttaccacagccacaaatgcATAACCCCCGCCCCTTTCTTCAATTTCTCTActtaaaatatgattttaaacctaaccctaaagttaaccacactgataaccttatgcctaaccttaaattaagaccaaaaagcaaattttaGTTTTCAGGAGTATTTACGATATAGCCAtttttactttgtggctgtggtaaataGTGGAAAGAGATTCTCCCTTACGAAAAAATATTGccgttagagtgcagtataactgcagtatgctgcaaatattgcgtccaaaatatatatttttactgcAGTTATTTTGAAGTGTAACTGCGCAGTTACAGTGAAGTATAACTGCTGTACACTGccgttattctgcaattactgcaccCAAAATatcacagtcgactgcagttactgcacttttacagcAGTTTCAAAACGGcattctttttttgtaagggcttTTACAAGATAAATAATAATGAAGCAATACCGGGTAGCTAAACAACAGGGCACATGCATAATTTTTTATGAATTCTACCTTTGAACCTTGGGGCTATGAATTCTATTTCCCCGCAACCAGACCCTCCAAATGACCATCTCCATTAATACTGGAAAGTGAAAATGACACTAGTGGCAGTAGCTACACACTGCATCTTTCTTCCAACACACACTTCCAGTTCTACGCCCCCCTACCCCAAAAGCAATAGGCATCCAAATGAACCACATTCAATAACTTTTGGATAAAATGACTTCAACTGTCCTCTTTTGGTTTTACTGTTTTAGATCAAGAATTGCAGTGGTTGAGAATCCTATCATCCTATGTTATCACCCACAGGTTACAGGCCTAAATAGAATAGACAACAGAACATCATAATGCTTGACATTTCCTTGTAAATCTCTGTGGTCCATTTCCCAGTCTGTCTAATGACAGGGTGTCAATGGGTCTATCTACAAAGGCTGCCTCCTATCACAGCTCAGCTGATCACTGCCTTGTGCATGATGCCCTGACCAGTCAGCCGCTCTCTGCTGTTTGATGTTTGAAAGGAAAAAGAGTTAATCAACTTTCTCCAGCCTTTAATCTAATTTAACAGACCTTATCAGCAGTAAGGTCAGTGGCAATCTTTGACTATGCTAGACATACAGTCAACAAGAAAGAACACAATTCTTAAATCTCCCTTCATGGTCCTCCTTTTTTTCTCATTATGAAACACTTTCACAACCTAATAAATGTATGACAGATCTGTTGTGAATAGTTTGCCTACATACGGCTGTGTGGTCTACATCTGCATCAAAAGCAGGCAAAAAAAAAAGAGGCAAAGGCAAGCAGTGATAACATAGGATGATAGGATTCTCAACCACTGCAATATTCTAGCCTTGGGGTGTCTGACTCTTCTTTTAATGTCTTGTGTAGGTGCATTTTTGGGTATCTGAAATGTGAATTATTCAAACATTTGCAAGCAAAATAAACATAATCGTTACGTTGTGAAACATCTCAGATATGTCCCTCACGCAGACTTAAGATTATGCACAAGAAGAAGCCTGAGAACATTGACCCAGGCCATTACACAAGATCAGGAACCTCAGGAGCCCAATGTTAGCATAATAACACTCTagaggcacacagacagacaataacCAAATGTAGTTGGAGCCCTCAGACAAAGCCTGGCTTGTGAAGTGCCGTCATGTATAGGACTGGGGGGCCCAAGTGAAATGGATCGATAAATACGTTTCAGAACTCATGCATAATTGTTTCAGATTTAAGCTAATTGCATTTGTAACAAAGTAGTTGAATATGTTCAATCAACTATTTCTGTACTGGTACACATAGATGGATGAGTGTGAGTTTGATGTTGACCTCTTGACTTGACACCCTACTGCCCATTTGGAGGCAGGCCATTCACCTCAAACATACCCTCATGACCACCTTTGAACTGGGTTTGTGTATTGACATGCTCTTTGTTGATAGTGAGCGGTATGATTCATCATTATCATTTATAAGACCCACTGGGTCAACAAAAAGTAGGCCTACACATTTTACTATTCTGTATTTCCATGTAGGTCTGGTTTGAGACTGCCTCCATCACCTATAAAGTGCAAGATGACATAAATAggctaaacaaaacaaacatttaaaaagtgAACAAATGTTTTAAGTTGGCATTACACAATTCTAATTTGAAAGAAGTCTACAGCCATTGCTAAAATGGAATCATTGCTGAATATAGACGTATGGACCCCGAATTATCCGAAATAAAAATATTCTATATAATCTGTATGATCACATCCTCCCTTTGATTACTACTGGTCCCTCACTGCTTCAGAAGGGGGACCACCATTCCTTCAAAAAGCGAATAAATGCTTTCTCAAGTTGTGTATTGGACATGGAGACCTTTTCAAGCGAGCTTGTGCACACTACCGTTCAGGGTGTCGCAGATTCACACCTTTCTCTGGCCATCAGACGCGCTAGGAACAATGTGCGTCTCCAGTGCCAGCCGTCGCTAATTGCTCGCGCAATTCACACATTCCGTAGTCACCTTTGATCACAAGGAGATGAGGGCGGATATAAAACCGGGGATCAGGCCGTTGTGGTCAGTCAGATTCTGGGAATAAAGACTAGAGGAGAAATATGTCAGCCGTCCACGGAAAACTGAGGGTAGGAGACCTAACTCAATTCCAGATGTACCCCGACGGACACATGGAGAGGAATAGCATGCTGCATTCAGGTTGGTTACAGCGTAATTACGCTCACGTTAAGCGCAATATCTCTGTAAATCTTACTGTCTTCCTTCGTTACATTATATATTAATGCCATCGTTCTTGGTTTGGACAGATTATGGTGCTGCGGATAGGGAAAGCTACTTCAACTCTGCAAACTCCATGGGACAGCGAGCGGACAGCATGACCCATCGAAGGAAGAGAACCAACTTCACCCAGCAGCAGATTGGGGTGCTGGAGAAAGTATACTCCGACACCAAATACCCTGACATATACCTTCGCGAGAGACTGGAGGCTCTCACCGGCCTACCAGAGTCCAGAATTCAGGTAAGGCACCAGATTTACAAGTTGGCTAAAACACAAAAGTGAGTTTCCATGATAAAACTTGGCAAACTGCCATGGGCAACATTTTCTAGGCCTACCGACCCCaaaaaacaaacatgactttaaatgtgaaaaaaaaaacataggctCTAATACGTTATCTTCCACAGGTGTGGTTCCAGAACCGACGCGCAAAGTCCCGTCGCCAGGAAGGGTCGTCCTTGTCCATGAAGCGCAACGGTTTTGCCGCCAACGCCCCCGTGGCCCCGTTCGCGCAACTCAATCACCGAATGCCCCAAGAGATTCAGAGAATGTTCAATTTAGCACTGGGGGACAACCTCAGACCACCACTCCACACCCGGACGGAAGAAACGCACGCCAAGACAACACTACCCACGAAAACGGGTAACTACGAACACTCGACTATCCCTTATGTTTACGATGCGTCCATAAATGGGAATAGCAGAAAAGTTGAGCAAATGAAACAAGACGAGTTGAGCGTTGCGGTTCCGTGCAACAACGTTCATCCGTATCACAAGGGAAATGGACTTTACATCAAGTCCCAAAGCAACATAAGCTGTAGTGCAGGTCCAAAACATGTCCTGgttgaatatgacaactttcccCCAAACAAGACCATAGGTCCCGAGATGAAAGTGGTGATCCCTCCTATTCCATCACAGAACAACTTCGGCAGGTCCTCTCCAAAGCAAATCGCGTGCCAAGTACAGCATCCTCAAGTTAAGACCAGACCTCATAACTTTGGCCACTTCTCTCCCATTCGTGCCAGCAAGGCTCAAGAGTTTTCTGATTCGGATTCAGAGTGGGAAAACGGTGCCATGTCTGGCTTTGGTGACTTCATGTGAATTTTCTGTCACTGTGAAATTGAGTGGTGGTTCATAACTTCAAAATGAACTGATGTAAGTTTGTTATAAAGATACACTTATTTATTGTATATTATTTTGATTGTCTTCGTTTTCAAACAGGCTaccaaataaaatatatattacaTTTAATCTACCCGTGCTGTGTAATTTGTTCCTCACCTATCCTTATCAATTGTCACAAAGGCATGACATTAGTTTGCTTGGCTATATGTTTAATATAAAATGACAGCAAGGAATATTTACAAATTCCCATATACAGATTTACAAAACAAAAAAGGTGAAATGGAGAAATTCTGGGAACAAACATTTATCACCTCAGTATTGTGTTTGAATTTAGGTTACATGTAGGCCTGATGCTTCAACAGTGCCCTTTCGAGGCTGTCAATCCATTTGAGTCAACTGCATCAAAAACCAGAATTCTCATTTTACAAAAATACTCAAATCTCTTCAGTGCACACAAAATTACAAAAGCCATCTCAGAGGGTTACACAAATGTGAACGATAAATCAGAGTACTCATAAAGGTATTGTACAAATATCTACAATAAACAATTTTACAAAACATTCTTTAGCCTACCCTGTGCTTACTACCAGTGGAGTAAAGGAACACAAAAACATTGACTCAAAGGGAAGCTCCAAATGCTAAATCTTGTTTTATCACCAACTCTTAAAAATAAATATGGATTATAATATAAACTGCTTGAAGTACTGTTTGGCACATGAGACCATAGAATAAATCTACAACTGGAATTTTGTGTGTGAATTCTTGCAGTGACCAAAGTCTAGTCTATAGACCAGGGCCGGTTTGACATTACATTTTGTCCGTGTTCATTACAGTAAACAAATCATTTTCAAAGACATATATACAATAAAATCAAACATGTGGATGACAGACAGCTGTGAGAAAAGTAAGGATATTTCCCCACAACCACAGAaacatagcctacatgttgagCCAGATCATTTCAGTGGGGGCTTTTTGTTTGAAAGTCAGGGGATCCACAAACCGACCTCTTCTTTCACAGTCACTCGAGATAGTGTGTATGTTCCACTTAGTTGGTGCTGACCAGgccgctctctgtgtgtgttcagaccgTGTTGGTGTTGTTGGCTGCAAAGGCGTGGAGGTTTCCCAGCTGACTCAGACCACTCTGGATGTGGGCTACGTGAATCTCTACGTTGTTCTG
This window of the Coregonus clupeaformis isolate EN_2021a chromosome 33, ASM2061545v1, whole genome shotgun sequence genome carries:
- the LOC121548804 gene encoding Golgi resident protein GCP60 isoform X2: MMATEVQSGDINNGSSSRLEVSIDGLTLSPDPEGEQEQVVEPDPVPAEQEAEDQSAAEGTDDGEEGESAKTTIERKWGFGLLELYGLALKFFKDKDGKAFHPTYEEKLRLVALHKQVLLGPYNLDASPEVGFFDVLGNDRRKEWAALGNMEKEEAMVEFVKLLNKCCNLFAPYVTSHQIEKEEQERKRREEEERQRREDEEQERQRQAEERRRLEDEERLKREEEERRQLDEERLRVEQQKQQIMAALNAQTAVQFQQYAAQQYPESPEQQLGLIRQLQEQHYQQYMQQLYQVQLAQQQAALQKQQEDAVVQATLEVTSETLAAVPPAGEEVPMLNGQSDSHSESIDKEPEPLEPADEVTENGPIGTRTHRPDSPPVIAAPSMWTRPQIKDFKEKIRRDVDSVITVGRGEVVTVRVPTHEEGSYLFWEFATDHYDIGFGVLFEWTDATNASVSVHVSESSDEDEDQEGEPPREEEKLKKGAGKPQVDEIVPVYRRDCHEEVYAGSHQYPGRGVYLLKFDNSYSLWRSKSVYYRVYYTR
- the LOC121548804 gene encoding Golgi resident protein GCP60 isoform X1, producing MMATEVQSGDINNGSSSRLEVSIDGLTLSPDPEGEQEQVVEPDPVPAEQEAEDQSAAEGTDDGEEGESAKTTIERKWGFGLLELYGLALKFFKDKDGKAFHPTYEEKLRLVALHKQVLLGPYNLDASPEVGFFDVLGNDRRKEWAALGNMEKEEAMVEFVKLLNKCCNLFAPYVTSHQIEKEEQERKRREEEERQRREDEEQERQRQAEERRRLEDEERLKREEEERRQLDEERLRVEQQKQQIMAALNAQTAVQFQQYAAQQYPESPEQQLGLIRQLQEQHYQQYMQQLYQVQLAQQQAALQKQQEDAVVQATLEVTSETLAAVPPAGEEVPMLNGQSDSHSESIDKEPEPLEPADEVTENGPIGTRTHRPADSPPVIAAPSMWTRPQIKDFKEKIRRDVDSVITVGRGEVVTVRVPTHEEGSYLFWEFATDHYDIGFGVLFEWTDATNASVSVHVSESSDEDEDQEGEPPREEEKLKKGAGKPQVDEIVPVYRRDCHEEVYAGSHQYPGRGVYLLKFDNSYSLWRSKSVYYRVYYTR
- the mixl1 gene encoding homeobox protein MIXL1: MSAVHGKLRVGDLTQFQMYPDGHMERNSMLHSDYGAADRESYFNSANSMGQRADSMTHRRKRTNFTQQQIGVLEKVYSDTKYPDIYLRERLEALTGLPESRIQVWFQNRRAKSRRQEGSSLSMKRNGFAANAPVAPFAQLNHRMPQEIQRMFNLALGDNLRPPLHTRTEETHAKTTLPTKTGNYEHSTIPYVYDASINGNSRKVEQMKQDELSVAVPCNNVHPYHKGNGLYIKSQSNISCSAGPKHVLVEYDNFPPNKTIGPEMKVVIPPIPSQNNFGRSSPKQIACQVQHPQVKTRPHNFGHFSPIRASKAQEFSDSDSEWENGAMSGFGDFM